In the Canis lupus dingo isolate Sandy chromosome 28, ASM325472v2, whole genome shotgun sequence genome, TGCAGATGTCAAGACCCTTCATCCCTAAATACTTTAGCCTGCACCTTACAAGAATAAGGACATTTTACCCACAATACCAGTATCACATGTAACAGAATGAATATTAATTTACTAATGTCATCTAACATACagttcattttcaatttttctctattaGCTCCTCAAATGTCTTTTatagcttctttttcttcttttttttttaagccagaatTTAATCAAATTGGTGTGATACTATGAGACATTGTGAAAATCCTCATCCTCAGCAATGTTTCACTTGATGGTTCTGGTCCAAAGATGATTATTTCTTGAATGAgttatcacattttttattttctcaagctttttttttttttttttttttacatttgttagcTGGCATCCTTCCAGCTTTACTATtcaccatccctctctctctgcatatcaCTAAGGAGAGTGATACTATGAACTGTTATATTCACTGTGTTATAATCCGAAATGTGCTTTTGATGCTTAAACCACCCCAAATTTGGCCAGTGGAAGACTCAACAGGTATGTCTGTCTCCTTTCTGTGGTTTCTAGCACAAGATGCCTTGAGCTCACCTTGTACTTTTCCCTGATCCTTTCCCTAGGATCAGCCACACATCCACATGGTTCAATTCTCTAAATATTCACTAAGTATACAGCATGTTCTCCCTTCAACTCCACCTCTCTCTTCATAGACAGCCAATGTTATTCGTTTTTTGTGTAGTCTTCCAGAGATAGCTTACCTAATAGAACAAGGTCACAGATAAATATCCTTACCCTTTCCTacggtttttaaaaaaatatgtatttatttattcatgaaaaacacaggctgagagagagaggcagagacacaggcagagggagaagcaggctcctcagggggagcccagtgagggactccatcccaggttgcgggatcacgacctgagcagaaggcgggcgcccaaccgctgagccacccaggagtcccgttTTCCTAAGATTTTCACTCAAATGACAGCATATTACACTCACTGTGTTTGTGCTTGTAGCGCTTGTCTATCAGGTTCTGAAAGATGCACAGGACTCCACCCCCCAAATATTGGGAGCCTTTAGGCTAAGTTTCAAATGTTTTAGAAAGCTCAGGGAGGATGACTTGACCAAAGTTGCACTGACAACACTCACTTGCTATTCTTTGACTATTCCTCCCTCTCTAGGTTTTTTGACAACTACTCCTTCTTCAAACATCACTTCCTTGGAGAACACTTTCCGTTCCTTAACACACCTCCCGTCCCCAACTAGATGACGTCCGCTGGTTATTAGGTTTCAGATCATTATGTACTTCTCCTTCATAGCACACACATAAGTCACAGCATTAAAATTTGTTTCCTGTCTCCGTGAGGACAGGAACTACTacatctgtcttgttcactgctgacACACAGTAGTTGCTCAACAGAAATGTGCGCAGTGAAACTCGAACTCGGGCCACCCAGCTTCCAGTCCACTCTTCTTTCGTCTGCGACCCCGCTTTAGTCGGAGAAATAGTTCCTAGACGTAAATTAAAAACCTCAATAGAAAAAGCTGGGAAATGTGCATTTCCACGATTAGTGGAGGACCTTAGCAGAAACTGCTCACCGCGAGGTGTGACGACCGCAGGAGGGCGTCAATCAAGAAAATGCCCCCTTGCCCCGCAGGCGAGGGGAGCTGCACGGAGCCGAGGCCGCAGGGGTAGCGCCACGGATTCAATAGAAAACACGTGTAAACGCGAGAGCGGTGCTGCGCGCAGCTGCGACCCCCGGGGCCCGGGGACAGGGGACCTAGGGCAACCCCCTTTGGGTGGGCGAAGACCGCACGACTTCTACGTGGCATCTAAGACCCGGGCTTTCCCCGGATTCCTCCCCGAAAGCGTCCTCACGGGAGCGGCTGAGGGCTGGGGCCCGCCCACCAAGGAAACGGGACGGAGCGGCCGCGAGGGCCGAGCGCTTCAAGCCTAGGCGTCCTCACCCCAACTGGGCCTTAGCTAGGGGCCGGGTTTCTCTCCTCGGAGCTGCCGCCCGGGCACAGCCAGCGCCACCGGCACTCCAGGGCGCGCGCCCACACGGGGGATGCTCTCGGCCCGCGACGGCGCGGTCTGCCAGTGCCTCCACGCCCGCCAGGCTCGAGTCCGGCTGCCCTGCGCCGGGTCCACTGCTGCCACCccggggccgggcctgggcctgggccggtGCCCCTCGAGTTTCGGCAGGGCTGCCTCCCGGCACGGGCCGGGCCCACGGGAGTCCGTGTTCCAGCGCTGCTTTCCTCGAGTCTCCCCTCGACGGACGTGGCCCTGGGCTTCCTTCCCTTCGAGCGCTCCGGGGCCAGGGTGCCCGCCGCCCCGagcgacggcggcggcggccggggacCCGGGCGCGGGTCGGTCCTGGGAGCCGGCGAGCCAGCGCGTCCCGGGGGGCGGGAGCtcggccggcgggggcgggccgagggtgggggcgggaggcggcTCCCGGGGCTCCGCGCCATTGGCCGCAGGGACAGGCGGCAGGAAGGGGCCAGAGAGCGCGGCCCCACCCCGTGGCCGGCGGAGCCTATCGCCGGGAGCGCGGAGCGCGGATAAATGTAGCGCCGGGGCGCGGGCCGCCAGCTCTGCGAGGGGCCGGAGCGCAGCGGAGCCATGCAGTACCCACACcccgggccggcggcggcgggcgccgTGGGGGTGCCGCTGTACGCGCCCACGCCGTTGCTGCAGCCCGCGCACCCGACGCCGTTCTACATCGAGGACATCCTGGGCCGCGGGCCCGCCgcgcccacccccgcccccacgctGCCGTCCCCCAACTCCTCCTTCACCAGCCTCGTGTCTTCCTACCGGACCCCGGTGTACGAGCCCACGCCGATCCATCCCGCCTTCTCGCACCACTCCGCCGCCGCGCTGGCCGCCGCCTACGGACCCGGCGGCTTCGGGGGCCCTCTGTACCCCTTCCCAAGGACGGTGAACGACTACACGCACGCCCTGCTCCGCCACGACCCCCTGGGTAAGGCGGCCGGGGTCATGGCGGGGCCGAGCCGCGGCCGCGGCGAGGAAGGCGCCACCCGGCAGGTGGCAGCGTCCAggaggcggcgggggcggagggggaggcaATAGAAAGTTGTGGCAAAAGCGATCGAAAAGCGGCCCTCGGGCGCGCGCAGGGACAGGAGGCGCGTGCCCCAGTGGCGCGCTGCCGGGGCCGACCGCACCGTGACTCAGATTGGTTTTCCTGCACCTTGCAGGCGTCGGGGCGCGCGGGCCCGGGCGAGACCTCTGGCACTGCCGCGGGGGCTGGCGGCCGAAGGCAGCCCCGGGGCGCGCGTGTCGCTCGGGGTGGGGTCCCCTTAGCTGGAGGGACGGGGTAGGGAGTGCCAGGGCGCCCGGGCCGGCCCTGCGGGGCAGGGATAGCTGCTGGGCCCGGGTGGTTACGAGGCTGAACCTGGTTCAACAAGCTTGTGCAGTGAAAGAGCCTGACCCTTTCCGTTCATACAGGAAATCTTGAGTTCTCGATAGGAGTAAATCTGGTTTCAGAAGCTGTTAAGTGTTTTCCTGGCTGCATGAAGCAGACCCTTCCCCCGGAGTAGTGCACGCTGCTGATTATTTTATCGACATCCTCAATACAGACAAATTCAGGAAACACTCGACTTCTGATAGCCGGGATCCGTTTTTCTGATATTGTTCATTTCCTCTGTGTGGGATGTGACTTTATGGCAGCTAAAATAACCAgttgcttccttttttcccccgCCCCCGAAGCTGTTTTGCACTAGTCTGAAGCCTGACGTAAGCAaaatctgggagaaaaaaaaaaaacaatgccagCTTTCAAAGTGTTTGGGGGCAGGCCTGCAGACccacggacggacggacggacggactgACTGATAGGTCTTCGGAGTAGGAAAGGCGGGGAAGACACCTAGGACTTACGGTGTTCGCGGGGCTCGTCCCTCAGCGCACGGCCTAAGAAACAAGCCGACGGGGATCCGCACTCCCGAGGGGCCCTTGGCGGCTCCGGCATCGGAAGCCCCGGGGGCATAAAGAAACGGGGCTCCTTGCCTTGGGCCGCCAGGGTTTTAGATTTACTCTCTGCTATTGGCAGCTTCTTTGGGGACCCTAGAGACAAcgtaacattttaattaaaattttaatgtcttcACGTTTATGATGAGGCCTTTAGCTCAGCCCTCCACCCTCTTTTCTCATCGTTAAGATTTGGAGGGGATTATATtttaactccttaaaaaaaagttaacgtattttttttttaagttatcataTTTTTGATCCCAGTTTCGAGGGTTTGGTGCGGTGGCTCCTGTCCGGCGTGGTTCCGTTCGCCTGCTGGGGCGGGAGCGGGACCCTCAGTCGGGCCGCGTCGGGGGCGAACGTTGTCACAGAGCGCGCCCTGGGTTTCCTTGGGTTACTGCTGGGACCGCGCAGGAGGAAGCAAAGGGCTTTTCGAGATAGACCAACAGGAAACACATTGACGGAAATGTTGCCATAGCCCACGGGGTAGCTTTAActggccgcccccgccgccgggtGTGAAATCAGAGGAGGAGGCCGCAGCGCCCTGGAGCCAGGATTGGAAGCTCCACGAACCCGGGCCCCAGGGCTTCCCAAGTGGGCTCCCCGCGGCGGCACCTGGCCAGAACACCTCGGGTAGTGTAGCAgtccacgcccccccccccccccaacatacacacactcGGGTGTTTGGAAAGTGCAGCTCACCAAGAGAGAGGGCCTAGAGGTGCAAAAAGTTGTGTATAAATTCCAGAGAGACTTGTTAAGGAGTGTCGTGGTATTTTAAACTCCATTTATAGTGTGTGTTCTTTTGGGGATCAAAAGACTTGTGCGTTTGAAATCATTTATGGGTGTGATGGCAGTTTGCATCTGTGAGTGTACAAGGGTGGTCTGTGTGCACATGCAATGTAGATGTGTGTGCCTTTGGGTGTTTCTGTCTCCAGGTATGCATGTGCCTTGGGGGGAACGCATTGGGTCCTTGTATGGATGGGTGTGAACAAGTTCGGCTGAGGGTCCGTCTagttccctcctcccctttgtcACCCCCAGGGCCTGACGGCTCCAGGGCTGTCACTAACCTCTGCTCTCGCTGCCCTGTAGGCAAACCCCTGCTCTGGAGCCCTTTCTTGCAGAGGCCTCTGCATAAAAGGAAAGGCGGCCAGGTGAGGTTCTCCAACGACCAGACCATCGAGTTGGAGAAGAAGTTTGAGACCCAAAAGTACCTCTCTCCTCCCGAGAGGAAGCGTCTGGCCAAGATGCTGCAGCTCAGTGAGAGACAGGTGAGCGCGCCTGCGGGCTGGGGGCAGAttcctggggcagggggctgggggcggagacctggggcggggggagccacCGTGGGCTCAGGCGTTCCTCGTCGCCCCCTAATGCCTGGAGCTCTTGCCAGCTCCACAGCCCCAGATCAGCTCCGGTACTCCCCAGGTCGCTTGGGTTTGTGGcaagctttctttctctttcctgtaggTTAAAACCTGGTTTCAGAATCGACGTGCTAAATGGAGAAGACTAAAACAGGTATCGACAAGGTTCCGTTtctatggaaataaatatttttatcatgttatCTCAATGCGAGGCCTGTTATGGGTTGTATGCAAAAGTCATTTGAGAGACTATTTAACCTCTTCACCTTGATTAAAAAGGCAAATAGTCCTGCTGAAATTCAGGATGAGTTGCTCAGGTGGCAGTAATGCTAAAAGCACCTAATGCAGTTCCTATATCAATTATGCTTGGGTTTTCACACACTGGCTAGTAAAACTCTGGGCTAATTGTTTTATAAACCCCATATGTTGTTTATCTAATTAACGCAGGAAAGATAAAGTAATTGACAGTAAATGACTTACGCAGTTATCTTTGGGagaaaattgtttcttttatttacacAGCCATAATAAAACCAGGCAGAGCTCAAGGgtaaatataaggaaataaacaCCTTTAAGTCTTGtttgcactgttttttttttaagaagaattaaatatcaaagagtttaaaattatttcccatcTAATGCCAGCTCTTAAGATGAATATAAGACAGGTAAGAGAATATACAAGCTTATTTGGAAAGTAGCTTAAACTTACTAACAGTCtttttttccaatgaaaaatACTGCGTAAATACTATTATGCAGTATGTGATAAAAAGTAAAGGCTAATTCAGTTTTTGAAAAACCTCTTTTGACTTAAACCTAAAGATTTGTTTTTGATGTTCCAGTCTGGATGTCTTCTCCAGAGTTTTCTAGCAATTGTTGAACTGTTCATATGCCAGTGTATGTACAGCTtagaataaaatatctttgaaacCGTATTGGGGGGGATTGAAAGcagtgtgcatttttaaatttagtgatCCTAACTTTTTCATTAGAAATAAGATGGTGTCACAAAGAGTACtttgagacagaaaataaattgttcataatttcattattctaacatttaaaaatttgtagattctctctcaatctctgacCTTGTGCATCTCTTGGTTGCTTAGTTACAAGCCTAGTGAATATATTATTCTATagtcttactttaaaaaagcCTTTAGCAATATATCGTATTTCTTTGTAGTGTTTATGTCTGCTTTAGacaaacagaattaaaaattcactCATATATTTAGTTCTTGTTCAAAGGCTTGACTGCAGTTTACCAGGGATTTTTTAAATAGTGGTTCCTATGTAACGTGGGAATATATTTTCCAGAAACTTCCCCCGGATTTTAAGTAAATTGTAATTGTCTCCCTTTACAGTTGGCAGTATTCTTCCAGTTCTGCCTTTTTACCTTTGCCATGATTTTGTGACTATAATGAGTATTCGTAAGTTTATAGATTTACTCCAGCAAATGGATGAAAAAGTATTCCATTTTGAAACTTCCCTGAATTTACTATTTAGCattcatatttcttaaatgtctgGAAGACCCTGTTAAATGGCAAGGTTTAAAAATGCttgaagagggacgcctgggtggctcagtggttgagcgtctgcctttggcccaaggcgtgcgtgatcctggaggcccaggatcaagtcccacatggggctccctgcatggagcctgcttctccctctgcctttgtcctacctctttctctgtgtctctcatgaataaataaataaaatcttaaaaaaaaaaaaagcttgaaaaatgAAGATAGTGTGTATCTGTAATGAtctattctctcctctcccctaaACTTTTAAGAATCTTGAAAGTTGAAAGCACTAGGTATAACTAAAAATCTTAAAGGTGAtagagaatgaaaacacattttgatATATGTCTCTTATGTCTCCATATTTCATGAGCCTACCAATTTCCATCTTCATTCCTTTCAGGAGAACCctcaaagcaataaaaaagaagaactaGAAAGTTTGGACAATCCCTGTGACCAGAGGCAAGACTTGTCCAGTGAGCAAAATAAAGGTGCCTTGGACAGCTCTCAATGTtcaccctcccctgcctcccaggaaGACCTTGAATCAGAGATTTCAGAGGATTCTGATCAGGAAGTGGACATTGAGGGCGATAAAGGCTATTTTAATGCTGGATGATGACCACTGACATTCGGAAAGTTCAGAAAACTAGACTCGGGAATAACATTTGCTACAGAAAATCTCTGTAGACATACTGGAAAGCTATGAGAGAGGGAATCAATTTTCTGGAAACCTGAAATATTTGGTGCACTGGCTAAGCAGCAAACTTACATTGAAacctttaatttttacttaaatggcTTATGTACTGATTGTAGATTGTATGATGAAGGGACTCTTCACTGATTGAATtcaccccctttttaaaaaagtaatttttttttctatttataaaaagtaattttgaacttttttcattaaatttttaagttataactttaaagattttaataagaTCTTGAATAACTTTTTAATCTGTATCTACATCACACTTACTGGAAAACCAAAAGGGCACCCCAGATTCCAGAGGTATGCCATGGAAAGGGGTGGCGGCCACATTTCAGACAGccttggaatattttaaaaggaagaaacatcCTTTACTTTCATATTACATTCTTACACTGCTGCCTTAAATCCAATATGATCTCAGAGATCGTGTCTCGGGGGATGTGTGTGTTCTTTTTGTCAGATATAGTTGATAAGAATCTTAAATGCTTGTTTTGCACTATCACTTAGTACCTTGTATGACTAAGTTGTTAAGGGAATAGTACAGTCCAATTCAAGCAGAGAAACTGACTTGTCGGTGGCTAAAATTAATCACGGATGAACTAGAAGTAGCAGGTTAACTAAATGTAAGTAGACTGTagatatttgtgttttatatcaAACTGTTtataatgtgtatgtatatataattgttcactgtaaaaaaaaaaaatgaccgaaatggttttttttttttttttaaatgagtaactTGTGTATAAAATAAACCCGTCGGCAAGACGACTGACCTCGAGGGACCTCTCATTCTTCCAACGAAACAAACGCACACCTCTCATTACCGTTCCTCCAAGCGCCACTCGGGTCCCggcgcggggcagggcgcggggcagggcgcggggcagggcgcggggcagggcgcggggcggTAGACCTGGGCCTTTCCCTCGcggaggagggaggctgggggcaggggagggtctGGACGTGTGCGTGTGGCGGCCGGGGGAGGTCCCCGCCGCGGACCCGGGGTGCGGCAGGTAGCTGCAAGAGCCGGGGGCCGAGGCCGGCTGCGCGGGGAGCCGCGAGGCCGCCGAACCCCATCGATTCGCCCCGGCTCCCAGGCTGGCCCGGGCCGCCGTCCTTGACCGGCGTGAGTCAACACTGCGTCATCCCTTGGCGGCCTCATCCCTTGGCGGCGgagcccggggcggcggggggtccgcggagggggtggagggagcctGCCCGGGAAGAGCCGGGAGGTGGTGTGAGACCGCGAGTCTCAAGCTACAGCCAGCTTCAGAAGCACCTGCACAGCTCGAAACTCTTGGCCAGCCCTGTCgccagagtttctgatttggtAGGTCTAGAATGGCACCGGGAATTTGCACTTCAGCAAGTGATCAAGTGATGGCAAAGCTGCTGGTAGGAGGACCGAGCTCCAAGAACCACTGTTCTAAGGCGCTCCTCCGGTGGAAGCAGGTGGGGCCCCGCATACCCCCTCCTTTCTCACCTGCTTCCCTTCTCCCAGTCACTCCTCTCAGTGTGGGAGCAGGTGGCGGAGAGGACTGTAAGGGAGGAAGAGGCAAACCGGGCCTATCTAGGCCTGTGGGAGCAAGAGTCTGATGGCTATGGGGGCCTGGCAGGGCCAAGGAAGGGGTACTGTGAGATGAGAGAATGGAAGCCCCAGGTAAGGCGGGATGTGGGGGTGAGTGCAAGGGTGGCCTGATGTTTCTGATTGGCCCAGGGATTGCATCCAGCTGCTTGCCTAGTGGAGCCAGGAACCATCAGGCCCCTGACATTCCAGGAAAGTGATGAGAGGCCTGTTGGGGGAGAGGTCCAGAAACCTCTTCCTCTAGCCTGGGCCTCCATGGAAGCCTGTAGTTGTTTGTGGAGTTGCCTGACTGAGGGTACCCGAAGGAATGACACTGTCCCCTGCATTGCTGATGGGGGCTATGGTTCCCCAGACCTAGGCCCTCCAGTGAAGACATAGTGAAAAGTTTTCTGCTTTTAGGGAGCTGTTAGAGTCTGTCTCCTTATATTCCAAGAAGGCACCTGGAATTGGCTGTGAATTTAAATTTCTGAGAAAATTAGCACCAGGTGCTTAAACAGAGAAGTGTGAATAGGCCTGGAAGTTTAATCATTTGGGCTGGGAGTTTTAGTTGTtggcctcagttctctcatctg is a window encoding:
- the HHEX gene encoding hematopoietically-expressed homeobox protein HHEX, with translation MQYPHPGPAAAGAVGVPLYAPTPLLQPAHPTPFYIEDILGRGPAAPTPAPTLPSPNSSFTSLVSSYRTPVYEPTPIHPAFSHHSAAALAAAYGPGGFGGPLYPFPRTVNDYTHALLRHDPLGKPLLWSPFLQRPLHKRKGGQVRFSNDQTIELEKKFETQKYLSPPERKRLAKMLQLSERQVKTWFQNRRAKWRRLKQENPQSNKKEELESLDNPCDQRQDLSSEQNKGALDSSQCSPSPASQEDLESEISEDSDQEVDIEGDKGYFNAG